One genomic region from Chthonomonas calidirosea T49 encodes:
- a CDS encoding sugar phosphate nucleotidyltransferase: MRAMILAAGVGSRLDPLTRNVPKPLVPIVNRPVMEYLIELLVRHGFTEIMVNLHYLGDQIAAYFGDGSRWGARIHWAYEDQLWGDAGSLKRAEDFFKDETFLVIGGDDLTDMDLSRLLKTHREKKALATIALSIVDDPSEYGIVLMNEEGRITRFLEKPKGEVIFSNTANTGVYVFEPAIFELIPHDVFYLFGKQVFPMLLEQKLPLFGHLTAAYWRDVGNLKVYQQTHRDMLEGRVKARIALQEVRKFVWMGENVEIDPTAEIGYPVAIGNNVQILAGARVLEHTVIGNNCAVEEGATVQESILWDGSVVMRNTHLERCVVGRNCRVKTNAAIFDGIIVNPQRHENGQS, translated from the coding sequence ATGAGAGCGATGATTTTGGCAGCTGGGGTTGGATCACGCCTCGATCCCCTTACCCGTAATGTTCCCAAACCGCTCGTTCCCATCGTCAATCGTCCCGTGATGGAGTATCTTATCGAGCTTTTGGTTCGTCATGGGTTCACCGAAATTATGGTGAATCTGCACTATCTCGGCGACCAAATAGCCGCCTACTTTGGGGATGGATCGCGTTGGGGGGCCCGCATACACTGGGCCTATGAAGATCAGCTTTGGGGAGATGCGGGCAGTCTAAAGCGTGCCGAAGATTTTTTCAAAGACGAGACGTTCTTGGTGATCGGTGGAGACGACTTAACCGATATGGATCTCTCTCGACTGCTCAAGACTCATCGGGAGAAGAAAGCTCTCGCCACCATCGCCCTTTCTATTGTAGATGATCCCAGCGAATATGGGATCGTTCTTATGAACGAGGAAGGGCGCATTACACGGTTTTTAGAGAAACCCAAAGGCGAGGTGATCTTCTCTAACACCGCCAACACGGGCGTTTACGTTTTCGAGCCGGCCATCTTTGAGCTGATACCTCACGATGTTTTTTACCTCTTTGGGAAGCAAGTTTTCCCGATGCTGCTCGAACAAAAACTGCCCCTCTTCGGTCACCTTACCGCGGCCTATTGGCGCGATGTAGGTAACCTTAAGGTGTACCAGCAGACGCATCGCGACATGCTAGAAGGTAGGGTTAAAGCGCGTATTGCCTTGCAGGAAGTTCGTAAATTTGTGTGGATGGGCGAAAATGTGGAGATCGACCCGACTGCTGAAATAGGCTATCCGGTTGCAATTGGCAACAATGTGCAGATACTAGCCGGAGCGCGCGTCCTCGAACATACCGTCATCGGAAACAACTGTGCCGTTGAGGAGGGCGCGACGGTTCAGGAGAGCATTTTATGGGATGGTTCTGTGGTCATGCGCAACACACATCTCGAGCGCTGTGTTGTTGGGCGCAACTGTCGAGTAAAGACGAACGCAGCCATTTTTGATGGTATCATCGTGAACCCACAACGCCATGAAAACGGTCAATCATGA
- a CDS encoding DegT/DnrJ/EryC1/StrS family aminotransferase, with protein MRVPLVDLRAQYLSLKETIDAAIAHVCETACFIDGDAVHKLESEIAALSGARFGIGVASGTDALVLALRACGIGPGDEVITTPFTFGATSEAIMLVGARPVFVDIDLCTFNIDVARIEQAITPRTRALLPVDLFGQMVDRGQLQELCKRYNLKLIIDAAQAIGAKQRGIRVAETGDATILSFYPTKNLGAFGDGGMVLTNDAEIASTVRMLRVHGQSGYGHYEVIGYTSRLDTLQAAVLLAKLPMLEEWNEARRQHAALYQTFLAGTSVTLPGIEPGNYHVYHQYTIRHPQRDALQAYLQQHGVDSKVFYPQPLHIQPPYASLGYHLGDFPCAERATREVLSIPVVPELTTEQVEYVAECICNFLDSA; from the coding sequence TTGAGAGTACCGCTTGTGGACTTACGCGCGCAGTATCTAAGTTTGAAAGAAACGATTGATGCTGCTATAGCTCACGTTTGTGAGACCGCTTGTTTTATTGATGGAGATGCTGTTCATAAGCTCGAATCGGAGATTGCCGCGTTAAGCGGTGCTCGTTTTGGTATCGGTGTAGCCTCAGGCACCGACGCCCTCGTTTTAGCCTTACGCGCCTGCGGTATTGGGCCTGGAGATGAGGTCATAACCACACCTTTTACCTTTGGGGCGACAAGTGAGGCGATTATGCTCGTTGGAGCTCGCCCCGTGTTCGTGGACATCGATCTCTGTACCTTTAACATAGACGTTGCCCGCATTGAGCAGGCGATTACACCTCGTACGCGTGCGCTTCTTCCTGTAGATCTTTTTGGCCAAATGGTCGATCGAGGACAACTTCAGGAGCTATGCAAGCGATATAATCTTAAACTTATTATAGATGCGGCTCAAGCCATCGGAGCAAAGCAGCGCGGCATTCGAGTTGCGGAGACGGGAGATGCAACGATTCTCTCCTTCTACCCCACAAAAAATCTCGGCGCTTTTGGGGATGGTGGCATGGTGCTTACGAACGATGCCGAGATTGCGAGCACCGTCCGTATGCTGCGCGTACATGGTCAAAGCGGTTATGGCCACTACGAGGTCATCGGTTATACCAGCCGACTAGATACTCTGCAGGCTGCAGTGCTGCTAGCAAAGCTCCCTATGCTAGAGGAGTGGAACGAAGCAAGGAGGCAGCATGCCGCTCTCTATCAGACGTTTCTTGCGGGCACAAGTGTAACGTTGCCCGGCATCGAACCTGGAAACTACCATGTTTACCATCAATACACTATCCGCCATCCACAGCGCGATGCACTGCAAGCATATCTTCAGCAGCATGGGGTAGACAGCAAGGTGTTCTACCCACAACCGCTTCATATTCAGCCTCCTTATGCGAGCCTCGGCTATCATTTAGGTGACTTTCCCTGTGCAGAACGGGCTACACGTGAAGTGCTTTCCATTCCTGTTGTGCCGGAACTTACTACGGAGCAGGTTGAGTATGTGGCCGAGTGCATATGTAACTTCCTTGATAGTGCCTAA
- a CDS encoding sugar phosphate nucleotidyltransferase, producing the protein MIAPTETSEAVSSSITRAVVPVAGQGSRLRPLTHLLPKELLPVGRKLVLDYVMEELHAAGIREALFVISPRKPQIRTYLEEIVGASTGLHFAFAVQEEPKGSGDALLYAAEWVGAQPFVVAFGDCILDSSPVGAPLKRLIQAFEQHQVEAAVLVEEVERERLSRYGVVAPVETVSQATPFLIHDIIEKPGVDAAPSSFVVAARWILKPTIFEAIRRSSPDPRGEWNIPDALHHLLGSQPRAVAVPLLEGEARRDIGSWGSFLMETVRSAMNDPEYGAQIRRVAAKELTRFSDSGIVVGK; encoded by the coding sequence ATGATCGCTCCAACTGAAACTTCAGAAGCAGTGTCATCGAGTATAACCCGCGCGGTTGTGCCGGTCGCTGGCCAAGGCAGCCGTCTGCGCCCCCTAACCCATCTACTACCTAAAGAGCTGCTGCCGGTAGGTCGCAAACTCGTGTTAGATTATGTGATGGAGGAGCTGCATGCAGCGGGTATTCGCGAGGCCCTGTTTGTTATCTCCCCGCGCAAGCCGCAAATACGTACCTATCTCGAGGAGATTGTGGGAGCTAGCACTGGTTTGCATTTTGCCTTTGCTGTTCAGGAGGAGCCAAAAGGTTCGGGGGATGCGCTGCTATATGCTGCGGAGTGGGTTGGTGCGCAGCCTTTCGTAGTGGCCTTTGGAGACTGCATTCTCGATTCATCGCCTGTAGGTGCTCCACTGAAACGTCTTATACAGGCCTTCGAACAGCACCAGGTCGAAGCGGCTGTTTTGGTGGAGGAGGTGGAGAGGGAGCGTCTCTCCCGTTATGGGGTAGTAGCTCCAGTAGAAACGGTATCACAGGCGACCCCATTTCTCATTCACGATATTATAGAGAAGCCTGGGGTAGATGCGGCTCCAAGCTCCTTTGTAGTGGCCGCACGCTGGATACTCAAACCCACCATTTTCGAGGCCATTCGCCGAAGCTCTCCCGACCCTCGTGGCGAGTGGAATATCCCGGATGCGCTTCATCATCTGCTAGGTTCTCAACCACGTGCCGTTGCGGTTCCTCTGTTAGAGGGTGAAGCGAGGCGGGATATCGGGAGCTGGGGCAGTTTTCTCATGGAGACGGTGCGCTCGGCGATGAATGATCCGGAGTACGGAGCGCAGATACGTCGAGTGGCCGCCAAAGAATTAACACGTTTTTCAGATTCGGGTATAGTAGTTGGCAAATAA